The Canis lupus familiaris isolate Mischka breed German Shepherd chromosome 1, alternate assembly UU_Cfam_GSD_1.0, whole genome shotgun sequence DNA window ACATCCTGGAGGAAGAGGGTGTGTGCCTTGGTACTCAGCGCCACATTCTGCCTATCAGCTGCTTGCTCCTTGCTGACATGGAGGGTGTAACATTCGGATATATCCACCCTTTGTGGTGGGGGCCACTCGAGTTGTCACCCAAGGCTCACGTTGTGCTTCACAGTCTAACTGTACACAGAAGGACGTAGGCTTGTCAGGGATAGACCTGTGAGAGAGGTGCCAGTTGGTGGTGACATGGGACCTGGGTGTGGGTGGGCTGGGAGGACACAGCATTGGGATGTGGTGCATGCATCCTTAGCTCTGGGATACAGTGGAGTCTGCGGAGAGCTGGGATGGTGGTCCCAGCCTCACCCAGGGAGTCCCTTAAAGAATTTACTAAAGAtgagtggagggatccctgggtggcgcagcggtttggcgcctgcctttggcccagggcgtgatcctgaagacccgggatcgaatcctacatcgggcttctggtgcatggagcctgcttctccctctgcctatgtctctgcctctctctctttctctctctgtgactatcatatataaataaaaattaaaaaaaaaaaaaaaaagatgagtggaGAACTACAGGCAGCAGAAATCCTTGCTGTTTCTTGACGTATCTCTGTTGTCCAAAGGTCTGCTGCCACACTCTGGGGCCCAAAGAGCTGGCACCCAGGGCATGATGTTCTTAAAGAAATGAGCCTAAGcctcacagactgggagaaatggCCCACCAGCCTGGGAAGTCCAAATTGCTTAGAAAATCATTGACTTATGTTAgagtacagaaaaaaacaaaataaatatcaaaacaaaacaacctcctGGTCTTTTATACAAATTGTATAGtgttttaaagtactttaaagaAACTCCCATGGCTCAACACAGCTTCTTCAGGCACGTGTTTGAAAACACACACATTCTCTGACCATGGTTACCAGCCTcattccctcagcttttgttcGGGGAGCCCTGGTGCCATCTGCAGATGTTGCATGGCTGGGAGCATGTGGCCTGTCCccagggaggtgcctgggtggccctgcGGGGCCGACCTGTTAGAAGTAGTCTGtccaggaggaggtgggaggggtgggtaCTCTGCCCTTTGGCAGAGGAGTTATGGCCACTAtattccccaccccctcctgcccctctgagAGCAGCTTGTGATCATCTTACCTGCAGCTCCTTGCCAGTGATTCACCATCTTATCTCCGTTGGCACTAATGCTCTCAGCTGTCGGTGCAACAAGGGGTAACTTAGAGGGAGGTTTGGCTGACCATCACTCTGGGAAGGCTTAATGTGGTACTAAGCAAGGTGTCAGCAAAAACAGTGACTTGGGTTCCTGATTTGGTTTGCAGTGCCTGTTTGCACATTCCCTCCGGAAGTTTTCCATGCGAGACTGGGGGATGGAGCAGAAGTGGATGTCCAttcttctgcctctgctgctgctttACAATGGTAGgtgcccatttttattttggagCTTTCCCCTTTAAAGCTTAAAGCTGCAAGGTGTCCTAGAGCCGGTCTGGCCCCAGAGTCTCCAGAAGAGCCTGGGAGCCCCTGAAGGAACAGGTGGCCGCATCCCCCAGAGCGCGTGCGTGGTGGTGTACCGGGACGAGGCAGATGCCTGGCAGCTTGCACGAATAAGTGATTGCTTTGGTAGTTAAAACCTGGAAGGGCTACAGACACAGCCGTCTTGGAACTTGGCTGAAGGCGGCAAACACTGCCGtctgttcctcctcccctgcttcaGAAGGCGTTTGCTTCCAGAGCCGCAGCCCTGGGATTCCCAGGCCTGCGGGGAGGAGCGGATGGCGGAAGCAGACGGCACTCTGTAATGATCACTGGAGCAATCTGTTCATTGGCTTTTAggttttttggaaaacaaaaccgCCTTTAGTTCGCTACCTCCCTTTGGCTCCGACTGAGGAGAGGGTGACTGAGCTCTGCCCTCGCAGAGGACGGAGGCCCCAGGCTGGGTGGGGTGAGCCTGCCTCCACCAGGCCTTTCTGCCGGTTGCATTCCAGATCCgttcttccccctctccttcctggtGAACAGCTGGTTTCCAGGCATGCTGGACGATCTCTTCCAGTCTGTGTTCCTTTGTGCCTTGCTGCTCTTCTGGCTGTGTGTGTACCATGGGATACGAGTTCAGGTGAGCATCAGCCCTCAGCCCTGCCCGAGGGTGCCGGGGACCTGGTCCTTCTGGTCCACGCTCTGGTGCTGCTCCTGCAGATAAACTGCTCCTGGAGAATCTGTGTTCAGCCCCAGTCAGCAGAAGGATGTAGAAATGACTTGAGTGCCTCTGATCTAGTGTGTACTTCTAGGACTTAATGGTTTGCAGAATTACTAACtcatttcttaccattttttattttaagggagAAAGGAAGTGTTTGACTTTCTATTTGCCCAAATTCTTCATTGTCGGACTGTTGTGGTTGGCTTCTGTCACACTGGGAATATGGCAGACGTGAGTAATTCTATTATGTGTGGAACTTTAGGCAtgggaagcatttgacaaaggaggaCAGATCTGGAGTCTTACTGTATTTTGTGAACCCAGCTGGAATCTGTCACCAGGGTTTCAGGACATGACAGTGTGACTTGAATCGAGGATTTGTTTTAGCCTGACTGGCATGTAAGGGTAGCACAGTTCTAGTCTCAAACGGACAATAAAAAAGACTATGTCATTTTAGATTTCTCCTTCAAAGTGGCAGAGACATCGTCTTCTGTAGAAATGATGCTCATGGGTCCTGGCTCGCCCCTGCCCACAGAAACGTTAGTTTCTCCTTGGGCTTGTGTCTGTGAACTCCCCATCCCTGTACCAGCTCCTGACGCTTAGCGGGATTAGTAGTTTtgtccttctgtaaaatgggaccacCGCTGAAGCCTCATGTAGTCATAGCCCCAGGCACCCAAGTAGGATTTTCTGCAGAAATGAGTTCTGTTCCAGGAGTATGGTTTTGACACTTGGCACGTCGCACTCCACGGCCCAGTGATGCAACAAGCACTCAGCCCGCCTCATCTCCCTGccctgtctctgcttcttcagCTACTCAGTTACCCAGTTTCACTTTAAAATGAGTTGCATGGAAACTGGCATTTACTTCTGTATAGCTTTCTTTGTGTGCTCGTCTATTCCCAATGCCCATGCGTTCCATTGAAAAGGTGCTGGAAAATAGTTGGTAACATTGCAGGAGAGATAgtagagggattttttttttttttgtaacaaaatTACTGTAGCTTCACAGTAATGACAACTGCAGGCAAATAGTTTAGTAGCACTGGAGGCATTTTCAATGTGAAATTTAGGGTTTCTCAGAAATTTAGGATTACTTCTTAAAAAGTCTTTTACTGTGGGTTGGTAAGTAGTTTatgttaataaagttttaaaaaatttatttttttaaataaagcccctatttttttaaataataaaagcccctttggggcttgaactcacgacgcTGAGATGAAGGgtcgcatgctctacccactgagccagctaggcaccgcTGTTAATAAGTTTCTTTAAAAGCCaaaggaagggcacctgggtggctcagtcgttttggcatctgccttcggctcaggtcatgatcccagagtcctgggatcaagccctacaatggggttccctgctcagttgggagtctgcttttccctttccctctgcccccattcctactctctctgtctgtcaaataaataaaatcttagaaaaaataaaagccagatgAAAGCAAAAAATGCAAAGTAAGCTAGTTATtaatctgtgtgtttttttttaataatacaataCTATATTTTTAGAGTTAATGAATTACACGATCCAATGTACCAGTATCGAGTTGACACAGGAAATTTTCAGGTAAGGATTATTAGTGATGGCTGTGGGTTTTCctaaattgctatttttaaaaattactgaattttgtAACTTAAATAGTACTGCTGAAATGACTTTGCTAACTGGCTAGTTAGGGGAGACTATAGAAGGTTCATGGGTACAAAATGTGGAATGTGTTTGAGTAGTatgaaaaataagctttttaaaatgaagttgtcGCTTCATTCCTCGGTTTATGGTTGAAGCACAGAAAGTGTATCAGATTTTAGGAGGATTGTAGAGCAATTAAGaaatctgttttgttcattttgttggtttAATTCTCTAAAGTAGAGAAATGTTTCCAAGAGAATAAATGGTGTGGCCAGGTTGGCTGGTGTGGGCCTGTAGGCACAGCAGCAACAGGACACAGCACCCTGGGTAATGCTCTGCTCTCACCAAAACCTAGAATTCTTTGTACTTTCAAATAGGGGGTCCAGTGTTTATTTTACACAGGGGTCAGCAAATGGTACTCAGGCCCTATATGTGGCTTTCCCTCAAATCTCTGGGTTTATTGCCATCCCAAGGCCTCTCACGGGGCAGCCCCTCCTGGGCATGGCTGGCTGCCTAGCCAGGGCATGGATGTGCGAGGGGCCCCGGGGCCAGAGGGAGCCTGTGAGGTATCTAGAAGGCATGGTCCCAGCAGGGCAATCCCAGAGGCATGACGGAGTTGAATCCTGAGCTTGGGTGATCGCCACCATTTCTCTGGATGCTTTGCAGAGCTTCCTGTAAAGTGATAAAAACTGTGGTTCTTCATGGGAATGGCCTCTGAGAAAGAGGGAGGTTTAGTGAATGATGATGATCTTGAAAGATGTGTGGCTCGTGTTGAGACCACACATGTCATAGCGAGTAGTCTGAGCACATGATTCTTAGCCAGATTTTTGCAGGGGAGCACTGGTAGTCTTTCATTCCATTATTTAGAAGTTTGAGGAGTTTTGAAGGTTGCTCAGTGTATGCCTTATGAGCCATGTGCTATGATCTTTGCCCTCAAAGAATATAGGACCTTGTGAGGGAGAAAAAACTTAGTAGTAAGTACAGACCCGTGCGCAGCGTCCCTGTGTCCTTAGGGACAGTGGGCCCAAGTTTCTAGGGGAGGAGGTGTCTATTTGTGTTTTGTCCTTTGTCTTTTAGTCTTCTAATGCTGTAATAGGTTTTTTGGGGGAAGGGGCTGAACCTGGaactggagaggaggggaggcatTCTGGGCCAGGGAAGGGCGGTGCTGTTGCAGAGCTGCCTGGAGCCGTGCGCCAAGTTGGCAGGGGCCTTGGGCAGGGCTGTGGGCggtgctgggtggggaggaaggcCTGCAGGAGACCCGAGGCGGGGCACCTACACCCCGGGAAGGCTTGGGGCCATGTGTGGGAGGGGGTAAgcctcagagaagccttctctAGGGGCATGACATGAAAGGAGAGGACAGGGAAGAGCTGTATTGACACATTCTCAGGGAAGATTCTGCAGACCCCAGTGACAGATCTACAGGGCTGTTGGTTGAGTGTCACTACCCAGATTGAGATAAATAGGTTCCTGCTAATCTGTCACTGGAGCTTTTGTCTGGTTCTCACGTGAAAACTGAGGAGTGGTCAGGGGTCTTAGGTCACCAGGGTGGGTACCTGGGCCAGTGCGCCAGCTTCCCAAGTGGCCTGCAGGTCaagcctcccacctccccagcccctgctgtCCCCGTGCTCTCCCTCTGTAGAAGGGGATGGTGGCACCGTCCCTGCTGAAGAGTTGCCGTGCAGGTTGAATGGAGCAGGAACCCAAAGCCCTTGGCCAGCACTCGGAAGGACTTGAGCGAGGCAGCTGTCACCGTGGCTGTGGTCACCTTTGTGTCCCCTTCTCAATCAGTGGCCTGTGTCTGTTACTAGAGGGAATGCTGGAAGCCTGAGGCTTGCAGAGCCAGCACTGGTGTGCTGAGCTCCCGCTGCATCCTGGGTCCCGCAGAGGGAGCTTGGACTCTGGCTCATGGGGCCAAGCAGGCCCGGGGCTGTCCCCGGGTGAGCCACGTGGCTCACAGAAGGCTGAGCAGCGAGTCTGATTGAGGAACACGCTCTTGTTCTCTGTCATGGAGAGACCCTCAGGACTGTAGGCCCCTTGTAAAGATGCTCGGTTTTCCTGCTTGCCGTGGTGTTGGAAGGAGGAGCAGGGCCGAGCGCCTGTTCTTACTCAGCTGCCATCGTGTGTCATTCTAGGGAATGAAGATTTTCTTCATGGTGGTGGCAGCCGTGTATATTTTATACCTTCTGTTCTTGATCGTGCGGGCCTGTTCTGAGCTGCGTCACATGCCTTATGTAGGTAAGTGCCCCATCACGAACTGCCCAAGGCCAGGCAAGCTGGGAGCTGGCCGCACAGCTGGCCTCTTGTTGGAGCCCACCCAGGAAGGGCCTGACCTGGATGGGACCTGGCCCACTCCCTCTTGCTGGGGAGGAGCGCCTTCGGTCCCTGAGGAGCCACAGCAGGGCTGAATGGGCGACTCTGGGCCTTTTAGACAGTGCCTTGGGGCCAGCACTGGGAGGCCTGTGAGGTGGAAGCcacctggggccctgggtggatCCTCCCAGAATTGTACCTTGCAGAGGAGGTGGCCAGGGTGGTTTTCCTAGTCCCGAGTTAGGGCAAGTCATCTGCTCACATGGATCCCTTCTCTCAATCTGGAACAACCAAGTAACAATGGCCGTCGTCTCCCTGGGGCACCTCCTCGACTCTGGGCAGGTGGGACCGCGCATGTCTTCTGGGCTTCAGGTGCACACAGGCTTAAAGTTCAGACGGAGGAGGGGTTTTGTTCAGGAGGCTCGGttcattatttgtcttttttttcttaagctccCTGTGGTAAGAATGGAATTTACTTCCAAAGTGGTTTAATgaggtatttctttctttttcagatctcAGGTTAAAATTTTTGACTGCATTGACTTTTGTAGTGCTTGTTATTAGGTAAGAAGACTTTATTCCTTGAAAGAAGCAAAACAGcgtatttgtattttcctgtcaTGAATATCTTTTCTCCCCTTTCACAGAATTAATTTCAGTGCTGCATTTCTAGCCAGATCTGTTCATTGGGTCAGAGGGCCTCTTGCTCAGGGCAGGCACTAAGTATCCCCAGTGGCCAAGAGAGCTCACATTGTGTTATAAATGCCCCGGGGAATGACAAGCGTAGATGAGGCCTGCGGGCCCTGGACCATGCGGGTGGAGTGGCCACAGCCCAGTGTGGGGTTGAGAACTAGAATACCTCATACTTGGTGCCTGGCGACCTTTTGATGCTCCAAGGAGAGGACTGTGTATTTGAATTCGGTACCATGGGTGTCTTTGAACCACCACGTGATGGCCCCAGGGGAAGGACACTGGGTGGGGGAAGGCTGTGGTGGGAGGCTGCAGAGGCTGAGTGAGGCCCAGGTGACCAGGTCGTTTCTGTGAATGCCTGCCAAATCATTGTTTGGCTGTTTGTGTTTGCTTCTTTCTGCTAAAATCCGAGTCCAGAGGGAAAGATTATAGTCCCTTGCCTTTCTTTTTGGCAGTTTGGGTGGCAAATAAATGGCTGCCGGCTGTTTTCCTTGGGAGCCACATGGGGCTCTGAAAGGCCAGTTTTGTAGGGCAGCTGTAGGGTGCCCCGCTGCCTGAGTTTTGGCCTCCCGTGGGCACCCATGTCCCTTCCCATCCAAGTCGCTCATTGCCCATCATACCACACGATCTCAGCGCTCTCCATTCGGCATCTGCTTTCACCTGGAAACAGCAGTGCGGGTGTCCTGTAGGCAGCCCTTCCTCAGCACATGTGCACAGGTGATCTCTGCTTCTCACACAGGCTCCCTCACACGCCCTCATGTTCTTTTACACATACACTCCTCacacaccttctctctctcacaccccCTCACACATTCCctcacactcactcactctcccaccccccacacactcaCACTTTCTTACATACTCCCTCTCACATTCACACCCTACCTCACAATGCTCACACCCCCTCATACACACACTTACTCTCAAACCTCTCACATACTCTCATATCCCCTCACGCATTTTCTCATatcccttcacacacacacacacacaaacatcccTTCCACACTCACACTCTTATCCTCACACCCCCTCATACACTTTCTCACACTTTCCCTTTCACACACCATACACACTCTCACACACTACCTCACAATACTCTCACGTATTCACAGCCTCTCATAAACACACTTATACTTTCAAACCTCTCACACACTCTCACGTCCCCTCACGCATTTTCTCCTATCCCgtcacacccccccacacacacacaccccacataccCCTCACATCCCCTCACATGTCTTCACCCTCATGCCAAGTCCACAGGTTTGGGAGTGAGATGCCTGTACTGACCTCTGTAGAGTCTGACTTAGAAGTCATTCTGCCTTTATGGTCTTTCTTCATAAAAGTTTCAAGGGGACTCATTTATTTGTCCAAGAAGCGTGTATGGAGTGTGTGCTCTGGTCAGCAGGCCGACAGGTTCCTCCCTATCACCGGGTTGCTATTCTAATGGAGGAAGATGGTGATAAACAAGTAGATAAATAGCATAAGCCCCCTAATAAAAACTATGTGATGATGGCAGGAGAGATTCTGCTTTAGATGGGGAGGGGACGTCTCTGCAGAAGAGACACTTGGCCTGAGGCCTGAGGGAGGAGTCATGGGGACAGCAGGTGGCTGGGTGAGTGTAAGAGGAGCAGCAGTGccaggggaggtgagggagggcgGCCCCCCGGAGAGGTGAGGTCCGGCCCTGCACGCCAGCAGGAGGAGCCCCAGTTTATTTTCGGTGATGGGAACCCTTGGGAGGGATCGAAGCCAGGAGGTGGGAGGCTCCAATTTACAGTTGGTTAGGGGTCCCTCTGGCTCTGTGTGAATGGACCACGGGGAGGGGAGATGAGCGCAGGGTGCTGGTTCAGACACTGGAGTCGCTCAGGGGAGCGCCGCTTGGCTGCGGAGCTCCGTGTCATCATTATGTCTGGACAGAGGTGCCATGCTCCCTCACCGTGGGAATCGCCGAGCCTGAGGAGGGGAATGTGACTGGGGGAAGCCGACTTTCCTCAGGGCCTTGTCATGTGGGAGGAGCTGGTCTGGGAAAGGAGACCTAAGGCAGCGCGAGAAGGGCAGGAGCCAAGCCGAGCAGGTGCTTCAGGGCACCGGTGCGGGCGGCCACCTGCTTCTGTCCCAGCAGCGGCCCTCCTGGATCTGAGACCAAACAcctgtggcaggggtggggtggggtgtgtgtgtgtgtgtgtgtgtgtgtgtgtgtgcgcccaGGTTCGGGCAGAAATTGTAGTGAATGGACCGGGGTGAATGGAATGAGTGCTGTGGAGCTGAGGCCATTTCTTCGCCTGTGTTTACTcactgtccttcctcctccttttcagcATCGTCATCCTTTATTTAAGGTTTGGAGCACAAGTATTACAAGACAATTTTGTAGCTGAACTGTCAACTCACTACCAGAATTATATCCTTTTCACTGGAAGCTGACAGGTCTCAGGCCCACGCTGTGCCGGGAGTGGTTAGTGTGTCAGGGCCGTGCAGAAGCGGCAGGTCACTGGGGCGCCTGTGTGCCATGGGCCCCACCACGGCCCACCCCGGGCAGCGACTCCAGAGGGAGTCACTTCCCAGCTGCTCTCCCACCCCCCTGCTCCCCTGTCCCTGGATTCTTCAGGAATCCAGGCTCCATTCAGGACTCGGCATCAGTCTGTGGTGCCCACTTCTCCCCGCAGAGCACCAAGGAGAGGCTGAGCCCGTTTTGAGTGTCTCTCCCCATCACCCAGATGTGAGTGTGCCGGAGGCCAGCAGGCAGGCTCCTTGCCTCCCACTAAGCTCTTCGGCTGCTTGGCAGCTTCCAGAGCTTGCCGCTCCCCTGGCGTTGCTGGCGTCCATCAGGGGGCGCTTTAGAGTTAATCCCTTTCATGTAGGTTCTTGGGCTTCTTCCTGTCCTTAGAATTAATGCaggatttttcaaattttactggCTGGATTTCACACAAACCTTTTATCGGCTTCTCAGAGGGGGGTCTGTAATGCAAGAAAGATTAAGAACGACTGGTTTGATAGACCGTtctagtttttcatttcattctcgaTTTACCCATATGCGtgcattgggctctgttcttTGTGTGTATCTTGATTACATCAGGCCCCACCACCTCCAGAGGTTTCCATGGGTAGAAAAGAACAATGTGCACCTGTTATCAACAAGTGACCTTGAAAGGTTATCGTAACCTCTGGCTGTGGGCTTGCCCTGTGGTGTCCTGCTGTCTGGGCTGTGGCACCGTGGGGTCCTCGCTGGCGGTCAGCAGTAGAAAGGACTGCTGGTGCTTAGAGGGGGCAGCCAGACACCAGTTCCGGGGCTGGTGATTTCCCTTGACGGTGTCACCAGCTGAATTCTTATCTTTCTACGGCTTGTTGAACTTTTACCTCTACACTTTGGCCTTTGTGTACTCTCCGTCGAAGAACGCCCTGTATGGTAAGCCACCCTGGGGCCGGCTGGCTGGTCAGATGGCCTCACTGCAATCCGGGACCCACCCCCCGGGTTCCCTGTCAGGGCTGGGCCCCAAAACTCAGTAGCAGAAAAAGACGAAGTAAGTCTTGGTGTAAGCCCTGAGTTGTAGTTAGAACACAGCATGTGCTGTGTCATCAGAGCCCAGCACGGAAACAGGTGTTTTGTTAGCGGATCCGAGCCCAAGCGTGTCCCTCAGCCATGCGAAGCCACATCTGTTGAACACTCATGCCATGGCTGCTCAGAAAGCCAGAGTGTACCACTCCCCCCTCCAAAGAAGAACCAGACTGTCACAGGCCGAAAGGGCAGGAACTTCCTGGAACTTGGGCAGGGGCGTAGCATTTCAGGCCCACCACCCGACTTCTGTGTTGTGTGAGTTCCCAGAGTGCCAAAATGCCTCACAGCCACTCTAACGAAGGCGCAATTACTTCCTTCTGAGATAAAGAAACTAGACAAAGTGGCTTCCTTCCCAGGGTGGCAGGGAGCAGGGCTGGCGTCTCCTGGTCTCCTGGGTATTTTCCGCCCCTGCTCCCAGGTGGACTTGGGACTTGGGAGAACATAATAGCCGATCGCAGCTCCCGATGGAGGGCCCCTCCTGGAGTCTGTCTCCTCCTGGAGCTTCCACCGCGCGCTCTGCCCACCAGCCTGCCAAGTAGTGATGCGGCCCCACCCTGTATGTGAGAAAATGCTCGAGAGGCAAGATTTGTCCAGGTCCCACAAATGATAAACGGTGGAAGCTGGGACTTGAATCCTGCCCTCTCTGACTCCTGTCCTTTTTCTGTAGCATCCTGGCTCCCCAGgctaataacataaaaatgtttttgtggtTTCTCAGAGTCGCAGCTGAAAGACAACCCTGCATTCTCCATGCTGAATGACTCTGACGATGATGTGATCTATGGGTAAGTCCCTGCCTCTCGGAAAGCTGTCCGATAGTGAGCATTTGGCCTGGTTTTATGCGTCTGCTGAACAGGTTGTAATcattctaaaatgattttcaagGCATTGTGACGTTTCTTTTACCTGGGAATGCCCTGTGATCCCACAGTGTTCTATTTTTCACATTGTTCTGACTAGATTGAATGGTGTTCCGCTTTTTGAACACTTCCCATGGGTAGTGACCACAGGAGGAACAGTTCTTCCTGGTGGCGGGCCCTGGTGCCTGAGGGGGGTGAGGAGCCGGCAGGAGCAGCAGGCTATGGAAATGGGGAACGCAGAGCTGTGATGTGCGGCGTTCTTGCTAGAATGGCACATCAGTGTGCAAGAGAATAGATGAGGAGCTGTCAAAAGCCACATGGCATCCAGGGTCTCTTTCATGACAGGAGCGACTATGAAGAAATGCCCCTGCAGAACGGCCAGGCCATCCGGGCACAGTACAAAGAAGGATCTGAGAGTGACTGAGTCCCGGGCCGACGCGTTGCTGCCGCACCGCTTCCTGACCGCCTCTGCCACTGCTGGTGTTCGGCCTGGTCTCAGAAGCAGAGGATTCCTGGTCCTTCTGTGTTTACGTATTTTTGAAAGGAATACCAAAACCAAGGACAAATTTAACCATTGGGCCAAATTAATTGTTAGAGCGGCTGCCTTCATTTGAGAAGAGAGGTGCTGATAACAAGCATGAACAGCCAATTCCCTTTTCAAAGATTTCAGATGAGAAAGAGTTCATTTTTAGTAGCAGGAGGTAATTACTTCTgtttttagtgaattttttttttttaattgctcattCTGAGTCCATGGAAAACCCTTATGAATGAGGTCATAAGCATGGTGAAggtctcctctttcctcctttcttcctgccctGTACCAGTTTCCACCATTGAAACTCAAAGGAAGCCTGTTTCTGTGCCTGTCTCCTGGGGGCAGACCTTCCCCCTGGAGTGGCCGGCGCTCTGGCTAACCGAGCATCCTAAGTGACTAGGAACTCCTGTCCAAAATGCCTGTGCAATGGCTCATTAGGGAAATGGTGGGCAGGTGGGTGCTAGCCCCTCACGGCCACTGGGCAGAACTAGTGTTGTGGGGTCTGAGGAGGACTGGCTGAGGTTCATAAGGAAAGGGTAAGATGACAAGAGCCAGCTCCAGGGGAGAGGTCTTGCTGCCATAGTTTCCAAGGGCCTGTGTCCACACGCATGTGCATGTGAGCAATACATACATGAATGTGAACGGATGTGGTGCGGGGTGGGGAAGAGGGTATCCACTACAGTTCCTATAAGCTGTCATTTCTACAACTCCATTAAGAGAGAACACCCCgtgaaacttattttttaatgaaagctaAACAAAGgattgatatattattataaattttttatcttgaaaaattttTTCAGTTCCACATTTGAAACAgatgaaagaagtaaaacattttGGATGACTTGTGGAAAGCATATCTTTGGGTAGAAGGTCACTTGTTGGGAATCATGCCCGCTCCCCAGTGGCCAGGGAAGAGAAAAGTTGTCTGGAGCTGCTGAATCTGTGGCATCAGAGAAGGCCCTGGAGAGTTGCCAGTTCCTTTTTGTCAAAGACAAAGTGTAGACGGCTGGTATAGagctctcctttccttttcctttgacaATGCACAATAACGTCTCTCTTGAACCGTTACCGTACGGTCATGGCTAACATCCTGATTGATGGCGTCTTGGCAGATGCAGCAGCATAGGGTAGGGTTGTTCCGCTCCGCAAGCAGTACCTACGTTTCCTTCATCTATGCATTAACTCTCAAATAGCTAAAAATTGTATTCACTTTAGGTAGTGCTGGGCCCTTAGAGAGGTTCATGAGAGACTTCTCATTATGGCTTCACATCTTTCTGTTTAAACCTTAGTGATAATGTACCTTTAATATggattccatttgtttttaaaaccttgTAAATATAAAAGTTTGGATTAAAACAACTGTATTACTGCAAGGGTAATTCAAGTCTACgtggtttttacattttcagtggtgtgattacttttttttttttttttgattccgtGTACTCCAAGGTATTGGAAGAACTTTTCTGTTACCACATTTTTCAACTTCTAActagaaataatttatgtaaattgaTGAAAAGTTACTTGTGCTGATTA harbors:
- the TMEM181 gene encoding transmembrane protein 181 isoform X2, translated to MEPLAPMRLYTLSKRHFVLVFVVFFVCFGLTVFVGIRGPKVIQTSAANFSLNNSKKLKPIQILSNPLSTYNQQLWLTCVVELDQSKETSIQTSFLMTVKVDGVAQDGTTMFIHNKVHNRTRTLTCAGKCAEIIVAHLGYLNYTQYTVIVGFEHLKVPIKEMNFTWKTYDPAFSQLEIWFRFFFVVLTFIVTCLFAHSLRKFSMRDWGMEQKWMSILLPLLLLYNDPFFPLSFLVNSWFPGMLDDLFQSVFLCALLLFWLCVYHGIRVQGERKCLTFYLPKFFIVGLLWLASVTLGIWQTVNELHDPMYQYRVDTGNFQGMKIFFMVVAAVYILYLLFLIVRACSELRHMPYVDLRLKFLTALTFVVLVISIVILYLRFGAQVLQDNFVAELSTHYQNSAEFLSFYGLLNFYLYTLAFVYSPSKNALYESQLKDNPAFSMLNDSDDDVIYGSDYEEMPLQNGQAIRAQYKEGSESD
- the TMEM181 gene encoding transmembrane protein 181 isoform X1; its protein translation is MDAEYPAFEPPLCSELKHLCKRLQEAYRELREDLTPFRDDRYYRLAPMRLYTLSKRHFVLVFVVFFVCFGLTVFVGIRGPKVIQTSAANFSLNNSKKLKPIQILSNPLSTYNQQLWLTCVVELDQSKETSIQTSFLMTVKVDGVAQDGTTMFIHNKVHNRTRTLTCAGKCAEIIVAHLGYLNYTQYTVIVGFEHLKVPIKEMNFTWKTYDPAFSQLEIWFRFFFVVLTFIVTCLFAHSLRKFSMRDWGMEQKWMSILLPLLLLYNDPFFPLSFLVNSWFPGMLDDLFQSVFLCALLLFWLCVYHGIRVQGERKCLTFYLPKFFIVGLLWLASVTLGIWQTVNELHDPMYQYRVDTGNFQGMKIFFMVVAAVYILYLLFLIVRACSELRHMPYVDLRLKFLTALTFVVLVISIVILYLRFGAQVLQDNFVAELSTHYQNSAEFLSFYGLLNFYLYTLAFVYSPSKNALYESQLKDNPAFSMLNDSDDDVIYGSDYEEMPLQNGQAIRAQYKEGSESD
- the TMEM181 gene encoding transmembrane protein 181 isoform X3 is translated as MLAPMRLYTLSKRHFVLVFVVFFVCFGLTVFVGIRGPKVIQTSAANFSLNNSKKLKPIQILSNPLSTYNQQLWLTCVVELDQSKETSIQTSFLMTVKVDGVAQDGTTMFIHNKVHNRTRTLTCAGKCAEIIVAHLGYLNYTQYTVIVGFEHLKVPIKEMNFTWKTYDPAFSQLEIWFRFFFVVLTFIVTCLFAHSLRKFSMRDWGMEQKWMSILLPLLLLYNDPFFPLSFLVNSWFPGMLDDLFQSVFLCALLLFWLCVYHGIRVQGERKCLTFYLPKFFIVGLLWLASVTLGIWQTVNELHDPMYQYRVDTGNFQGMKIFFMVVAAVYILYLLFLIVRACSELRHMPYVDLRLKFLTALTFVVLVISIVILYLRFGAQVLQDNFVAELSTHYQNSAEFLSFYGLLNFYLYTLAFVYSPSKNALYESQLKDNPAFSMLNDSDDDVIYGSDYEEMPLQNGQAIRAQYKEGSESD
- the TMEM181 gene encoding transmembrane protein 181 isoform X6, with protein sequence MRLYTLSKRHFVLVFVVFFVCFGLTVFVGIRGPKVIQTSAANFSLNNSKKLKPIQILSNPLSTYNQQLWLTCVVELDQSKETSIQTSFLMTVKVDGVAQDGTTMFIHNKVHNRTRTLTCAGKCAEIIVAHLGYLNYTQYTVIVGFEHLKVPIKEMNFTWKTYDPAFSQLEIWFRFFFVVLTFIVTCLFAHSLRKFSMRDWGMEQKWMSILLPLLLLYNDPFFPLSFLVNSWFPGMLDDLFQSVFLCALLLFWLCVYHGIRVQGERKCLTFYLPKFFIVGLLWLASVTLGIWQTVNELHDPMYQYRVDTGNFQGMKIFFMVVAAVYILYLLFLIVRACSELRHMPYVDLRLKFLTALTFVVLVISIVILYLRFGAQVLQDNFVAELSTHYQNSAEFLSFYGLLNFYLYTLAFVYSPSKNALYESQLKDNPAFSMLNDSDDDVIYGSDYEEMPLQNGQAIRAQYKEGSESD